The sequence below is a genomic window from Halomonas halophila.
GACTCGACCATGTGCTCGCGGTATTCCGCGGCCTTGTCCTGCAGATCGGCAGGAATGTCGACCAGCTCGTAGTTCATCCCGAAGTTGGCTTCATCCCACTGGATGGCCTTCATCTGGATGAGGTCGATCACGCCCTTGAAGTCGTCCTCGGCGCCCCAGTTGATCTGGATCGGCACGACGTTGGCGCCCAGCTTGTCTTTCAGCTGGTTGACGACCATGAAGAAGTCGGCACCGGCACGGTCCATCTTGTTGACGAACACCATGCGCGGAACTTCGTACTTGTTGGCCTGGCGCCAGACGGTCTCGGTCTGCGGCTGCACACCGGAGGAACCGCACAGCACGACGACCGCACCGTCGAGCACACGCAGGGAACGCTCGACTTCGATGGTGAAGTCAACGTGCCCGGGGGTGTCGATGATGTTGATGCGGTGCTCATCGAACTGCTTGTTCATGCCCTGCCAGAAGCAGGTGGTCGCCGCGGAGGTGATCGTGATGCCACGCTCCTGCTCCTGCTGCATCCAGTCCATGGTGGCGGCGCCCTCATGGACCTCGCCGACCTTGTGAGACAGACCGGTGTAGAACAGGACACGCTCGGTAGTGGTAGTCTTACCGGCGTCGACGTGGGCCACGATACCGATATTGCGGTAACGCTTGAGCGGAGTCTTGCGAGCCACGATGTAACTCCCGTTGGTTGGCGGTGCGGTTTAGAAGCGGTAGTGAGAGAAGGCCTTGTTGGCCTCTGCCATGCGATGCACGTCTTCACGCTTCTTGACGGCCGAACCCTTGCCTTCGGCGGCATCCAGCATTTCGCCAGCCAGACGCTGCACCATGGTCTTCTCACCGCGACGACGTGCGGCGTCCACCAGCCAACGCATGGCCAGCGCCTGACGGCGAGACGGACGCACTTCGACCGGTACCTGATAGGTCGCACCGCCGACGCGGCGAGACTTCACCTCGACCATGGGCTGGATGGTTTCCAGCGCCTTGTCGAAGATCTCCAGCGGCTCTTCGTTGGAACGATCGGCAACCCTGTCCAGCGCACCATAGACGATGCGCTCAGCTACGGACTTCTTGCCGCTGATCATCAGGTGGTTCATGAACTTCGCCAGGCGCTCGGATCCGAACTTGGGATCCGGGAGGATCTCGCGCTTGGCCGCAACTCTTCTTCTAGGCATGATAAGCCCTCTTCCGAAGGGTCCTTCAGGTAAACCCGAGACGACCGGATGGGCGCTCGACCTTACTCTTATCAGACCGTGTCAATATCGATGTTCTGGTGTGGCCGTAGCCGGTAACGCTGCGCGGAGGCTTAGGCCTTCGGACGCTTGGTACCGTACTTGGAACGACCCTGCTTACGGTTCTGGACGCCGGAGGTATCCAGGGCACCGCGAACGGTGTGGTAACGGACACCCGGAAGGTCCTTCACTCGACCGCCACGGATCAGGACCACGGAGTGCTCCTGGAGGTTGTGGCCTTCACCGCCGATGTAGGAAGACACCTCGAAGCCGTTGGTCAGGCGCACACGGCAGACCTTACGCAGGGCCGAGTTCGGCTTCTTCGGGGTGGTGGTGTAAACGCGGGTGCAGACGCCGCGCTTCTGCGGGCAGGCCTGCAGCGCAGGCACGTCGCTCTTGGCGGCCTGACGCTTGCGCGGCTTGCGCACGAGCTGATTGATGGTAGCCATTTATCGCTCCAAATGGGTTGCCTTGGCGGAAGCGAGTAGCCGTTCGCTTCCTGTCTTGCGTTCCTCTTTCCCAATGGCGCGGGCGCACCCGCCCCACTGTTAAAGGCTGCGCATTCTAATGGCTGACGCCATCGACCGTCAAGCGCGACGCCCCGAGGGGCGCCGCGCGAGCGGTCATCGACGTCAGATTTCGTCGTCGTCCGAGTCGAGCGCGGTGAGCTGAGCGCCCAGTTCCTGCTCGACATCCTGGGCCGACGGCTGGAGCACGCGTTCGGCGTCTTCACGCTTGCGGCGGCGCTCCGCATGGTGGGTCAGGCCGGTACCGGCCGGGATCAGACGTCCCACCACCACGTTTTCCTTCAGGCCGCGCAGGTAGTCGCGCTTGCCGGTAACCGCCGCTTCGGTCAGCACCCGCGTGGTCTCCTGGAAGGAGGCCGCGGAGATGAACGACTCGGTGGCCAGGCTGGCCTTGGTGATACCCAGCAGCAGGCGCTGGTACTTGGCCGGGAACTTGTCGGTGGCCTCGAGCGCCGCGTTCTGCTCCAGCACCCGCACCAGCTCGACCTGGTCGCCCGGGATGAAGTCGGAATCGCCGGCATCGGTGATCTCGACCTTGCGCAGCATCTGACGCACGATCACTTCGATGTGCTTGTCGTTGATGCCCACGCCCTGCAGGCGATAGACGTCCTGCACCTCGGCGACGATGTACTTGGCCAGTTCGGCGATGCCGAGCAGGCGCAGGATATCGTGCGGATTGCTCGGGCCGTCGGAGATGACCTCGCCCTTCTCGACGGTCTCACCCTCGAACACCGCGATCTGGCGCCATTTCGGGATCAGCATCTCGAACGGATCGCCGGATTCCGGGGTGATCGCCAGACGACGCTTGCCCTTGGTTTCCTTGCCGAAGCTGATGGTACCGCTGATCTCGGCGAGGATCGCCGGCTCTTTCGGCTTGCGCGCCTCGAACAGGTCGGCCACGCGCGGCAGACCACCGGTGATGTCCTTGTTACCGGTGGCTTCCACCGGAATACGGGCCACCACCTCGCCGACGCCGATCTTGGAACCGTCGTCGACGGTCACGATCGCCTTGCCGGGCAGCAGGTACTGCACCGGGGTGTCGGAGTTGGCCACGGTCACCGGCTTGCCGGCCTCGTCGGACAGCAGGATCATCGGGCGCTTGTCGCGGCCGGCCATGGGACGCGCCGCAGACTCGATCACCTCGATGGAGGACAGGCCGGTCATCTCGTCCACGCTGCGGTGGATGGTGACGCCCTCGTCCATGTCCGCGTACTGCACCTTGCCCTCGGCCTCGGCCACGATCGGGTGAGTGTGCGGATCCCACTTGGCCACGGTCTGACCGGCGTCGACGACATCGCCGTCCTTGACGGAGAGCTCGGCGCCGTAGGGCAGCTTGTAGTACTCGCGCTCGCGACCGTGCTCGTCGGCGACGGCCAGGGCGCTGGAGCGGGAGACCACGACCAGCTTGCCGTCGCCGCGTTCCACGTGCTTGATGTTGTGCAGGCGCACCTTGCCGCCGTGCTTGACCTGGACGCTGTCCACTGCGGAGGCACGAGAGGCCGCACCGCCGATGTGGAAGGTCCGCATGGTCAGCTGGGTACCCGGCTCACCGATCGACTGGGCGGCGATGACGCCCACGGACTCGCCGACGTTGACCTGATGGCCACGGGCCAGGTCGCGACCGTAGCACGAGGAGCAGACGCCATGGCTGGTGTCACAGCTGATCGCGGAGCGCACCACGATCTCGTCGACGCCCATGGTGTCGAGCTCGGCGCACCAGGCCTCGTCGAGCAGCGTGCCGCGCGGAATCAGCACTTCCTCGCTCTCGGGATCGATGACGTCCTGGGCGACCACGCGGCCAAGCACGCGCTGGGCCAGCGAGACGATGATGTCGCCGCCCTCGATGACCGGGTGCAGGGTCAGGCCGTTCTCGGTGCCGCAATCGGCCTCGGTGATGACCATGTCCTGTGCCACGTCGACCAGACGACGGGTCAGGTAACCGGAGTTGGCGGTCTTGAGTGCCGTATCCGCCAGGCCCTTACGCGCACCGTGGGTCGAGATGAAGTACTGGAGGACGTTCAGGCCTTCACGGAAGTTGGCGACGATCGGGGTCTCGATGATCGAGCCGTCCGGCTTGGCCATGAGGCCACGCATGCCCGCCAGCTGGCGGATCTGGGCGGCACTACCCCGGGCACCGGAGTCGGCCATGATGAAGACGCTGTTGAAGGAGTCCTGCTCGACCTCGTTGCCCTCACGGTCGATGACGCTCTCCTTGGAGATGCCGGTCATCATCGCCTTGGCGACCTGGTCGTTGGCACGGGCCCAGATATCGATGACCTTGTTGTACTTCTCGCCCGCGGTCACCAGACCGGAGGAGAACTGGTCCTCGATTTCCTTGACCTCTTCCTCGGCGCCTTCGACGATCTCGGCCTTGGCATCCGGGATGACGAAGTCGTTGACGCCGATGGAGGCGCCGGACCAGGTGGCCATGCGGAAGCCGGTGTACATCAGCTGGTCGGCGAAGATCACCGCGGGCTTCAGGCCGGCGCAGCGATACACCTCGTTGATCAGCTGGGAGATCGCCTTCTTCTTCATCGGCTGGTCGATCAGCTCGAAGGACACGCCTTCGGGCAGGATGCGGAACAGCAGCGCGCGACCCACGGTGGTGTCGTAGATCTTGCGAGTCTGGCTCTGCTCGCCGGTCTCCTCGTCCACGGTCACCTCGTCGAGGCGCACCTTGACGCGGGCGTGCAGGTCGACGCTCTGGGTGCCGAAGGCGCGCTCGACCTCGTTGAGGTCGGAGAACACCATGCCCTCACCCTTGGCATTGATCTTCTCGCGGGTCATGTAATACAGACCCAACACCACGTCCTGGGACGGCACGATGATCGGCTCGCCGTTGGCCGGTGACAGCACGTTGTTGGTGGCCATCATCAGCGCGCGGGCTTCGAGCTGCGCTTCCAGGGTCAGCGGCACGTGGACGGCCATCTGGTCGCCGTCGAAGTCGGCGTTGTAGGCGGCACACACCAGCGGGTGCAGCTGGATCGCCTTGCCCTCGATCAGCAGCGGCTCGAAGGCCTGGATGCCGAGACGGTGCAGGGTCGGGGCGCGGTTGAGCAGCACCGGATGCTCGCGGATGACATCGGCGAGGATGTCCCACACCTCCGGCAGCTCGCGCTCGACCATCTTCTTGGCGGCCTTGATGGTGGACGCCTGGCCGCTGGCCTGCAGCTTGGAGTAGATGAACGGCTTGAACAGCTCGAGCGCCATCTTCTTCGGCAGACCGCACTGGTGCAGACGCAGGGTCGGACCCACGGTGATGACCGAGCGGCCGGAGTAGTCGACGCGCTTGCCCAGCAGGTTCTGACGGAAACGCCCCTGCTTGCCCTTGATCATGTCGGCCAGCGACTTCAGCGGGCGCTTGTTCGAGCCGGTGATGGCCCGGCCGCGGCGGCCGTTGTCGAGCAGGGCGTCGACCGCTTCCTGCAGCATGCGCTTCTCGTTGCGCACGATGATGTCCGGCGCGTTGAGATCCAGCAGCCGCTTGAGGCGGTTGTTGCGGTTGATCACGCGACGGTAGAGGTCGTTCAGGTCGGAGGTCGCGAAGCGACCGCCGTCCAGCGGCACCAGCGGACGCAGGTCCGGCGGCAGCACCGGCAGCACTTCCATCACCATCCACGCCGGGTCGTTGCCGGAGCCCTGGAAGGCCTCCAGCAGCTTCAGGCGCTTGGACAGCTTCTTGATCTTGGTCTCGGAGTTGGTCTGCGGGATTTCCTCGCGCAGACGCTCGATCTCTTCCTCGAGATCGATGTCCTTGAGCATGGCCTGGACGGCCTCGGCACCCATGCGGGCGTCGAAGTCGTCACCGAACTCCTCGAGGGCCTCGAAGTACTGCTCGTCGTTGAGCAGCTGGCCGCGCTCGAGGGTGGTCATGCCCGGATCGACGACCATGAAGCTCTCGAAGTAGAGCACCCGCTCGATGTCGCGCAGGGTCATGTCCAGGAACATGCCGATGCGGGACGGCAGCGACTTCAGGAACCAGATGTGCGCGACCGGGCTGGCCAGCTCGATGTGGCCCATGCGCTCGCGGCGCACGGCGGCCTTGGTGACCTCCACGCCGCACTTCTCGCAGATGATGCCGCGATGCTTCATCCGCTTGTACTTGCCGCACAGGCACTCGTAATCCTTCACCGGGCCGAAGATCTTGGCGCAGAACAGGCCGTCGCGCTCCGGCTTGAAGGTACGATAGTTGATGGTCTCGGGCTTCTTGACCTCGCCGAAGGACCAGCTGCGAATCATGTCCGGCGACGCCAGCGTGATCTTGATCGCGTCGAACTCGTCGGACTGAGACTGCGATTTGAGGACTTTCACCAAATCTTTCATGGGTCGGCTCCGTTGCGGAGTTGTCATGGGCGGGGGCGCGCACGCCCCCGCGGACCGTCATTACTGCGAAGCGCCGTAGCGGCCGCCTCAGCTCTCCAGTTCGATATCGATGCCCAGCGAGCGGATTTCCTTCACCAGCACGTTGAAGGATTCCGGCATGCCCGCCTGCATGGTGTGGTCGCCATCCACGATGCTCTTGTACATCTTGGTGCGGCCTTCCACGTCGTCGGACTTGACGGTGAGCATTTCCTGAAGGGTGTAGGCGGCGCCATAGGCTTCCAGGGCCCAGACCTCCATTTCCCCGAAGCGCTGACCACCGAACTGCGCCTTGCCGCCCAGCGGCTGCTGGGTCACCAGGGAGTAGGAACCGGTGGAACGCGCGTGCATCTTGTCATCCACCAGGTGGTTGAGCTTCAGCATGTACATGTAACCCACGGTGACCGGGCGATCGAAGGCATCGCCGGTACGACCGTCGTAGAGGGTCGTCTGGCCGGAGTCCGGCAGGTCGGCCAGCGTCAGCAGGTGCTTGATCTCATGCTCGCGAGCACCGTCGAAGACCGGCGTGGCCATGGGCACGCCCGCCTTGAGGTTCTTCGCCAGCGCGATCACCTCGTCGTCGGAGAGCGAATCGATGTCCTCGACCCGGGTGCTCGACTCGGTATTGTAGACCTTGCCCAGGAACTCGCGGATCTGCGAGACCTGCTGGTCGCGGGCGTCGCGCAGCATGTGCTCGATCTTCACGCCGAGGCCGCGGGCGGCCATGCCCAGGTGGGTCTCGAGGATCTGACCGACGTTCATGCGCGACGGCACGCCCAGCGGGTTCAGCACCACGTCGATCGGCTCGCCGTTGTCGTCGAACGGCATGTCCTCGACCGGCATGATGGCCGAGATGACACCCTTGTTACCGTGACGGCCGGCCATCTTGTCGCCCGGCTGCAGGCGACGCTTGATGGCGAGGTAGACCTTGACGATCTTCAGCACGCCCGGCGCAAGGTCGTCGCCCTGGGTGAGCTTGCGCTTCTTGTCCTCGAAGCGCTCGTCCATCTCCTTGCGACGGGTCTCCAGCTGCTCGTCGGCCTGGGCCAGCAGCTCGTTGAGGTTCTCGTCCTGCATGCGCAGCTTGAACCACTGCTGACGCGGCAGCTCCTCGAGGTACTCGTCGCTGAGCACGTCGCCCTTCTTGAGCTTCGGCCCCCCGTTGACCGGCTGGCCGACCAGGGTGCGCTGCAGACGCTCGAAGGTCGCGTCCTCGGCGATGCGATAGGTCTCCTGGAGATCCTTGCGCACCTCGTCGAGCTGTTGCTGCTCGATGGAGAGCGCACGGGAGTCCTTCTCCACGCCGTCGCGGGTGAACACCTGCACGTCGATGACGGTGCCCTTCATGCCGGTCGGGGCACGCAGGGAGGTGTCCTTCACGTCGGACGCCTTCTCACCGAAGATCGCACGCAGCAGCTTCTCCTCCGGGGTCAGCTGGGTCTCGCCCTTGGGCGTGACCTTGCCGACCAGGATGTCGCCCGCGCCGACCTCGGCACCGATGTAGACGACGCCAGCCTCATCCAGCTTGCCGAGCGCGGACTCGCCGACGTTCGGAATGTCGGAGGTGATCTCCTCCGCGCCCAGCTTGGTGTCGCGGGAGACGCAGGTCAGCTCCTGGATGTGGATGGTGGTGAAACGGTCTTCCTGGACGGCCCGCTCGGAGAGCAGGATGGAGTCCTCGAAGTTGTAGCCGTTCCACGGCATGAAGGCGATGCGCATGTTCTGGCCCAGGGCCAGGTCACCCATGTCGACGGACGGGCCGTCGGCCAGGATGTCGCCGCTGGCCACGCTGTCGCCGGGGCGCACGATCGGACGCTGGTTCTGGCAGGTGTTCTGGTTGGAACGCAGGTACTTGGTCAGGTTGTAGATATCGACGCCGGCTTCGCCGCCGATGATCTCGTCCTCGTTGACCCGCACCACGATGCGCTTGGCGTCGACGGAGTCGATGGTGCCGCCACGACGGGCCACGGCGCAGACGCCGGAGTCGCGGGCCACGAAACGCTCCATGCCGGTACCGACCAGCGGCTTGTCGGCGCGCAGGGTCGGCACGGCCTGACGCTGCATGTTCGCCCCCATCAGGGCGCGGTTGGCGTCATCGTGCTCGAGGAACGGGATCAAGGCCGCGGCCACGGACACCACCTGACGCGGCGAGACGTCCATCAGGGTGACCTGCTCGGGGCGCATGAAGGTGGTCTCGCCGCGATGGCGGACCTGCACCAGGTCGTCGACCAGCTTGCCGCCCTCGTCCACGGTAGCCGAGGCCTGGGCGATGACGAAGTTGCCCTCCTCGATCGCGGAGAGGTGCACCACGTCGTCGGTCACCTGACCGTCCACGACCTTGCGGTACGGCGTCTCGAGGAAGCCGTAGCTGTTGGTGTGGCTGTAGGTGGCCAGCGAGTTGATCAGACCGATGTTCGGACCCTCAGGGGTCTCGATCGGGCAAAGGCGGCCGTAGTGGGTGGCGTGAACGTCACGCACCTCGAAGCCGGCACGCTCGCGGGTCAGACCACCCGGGCCGAGGGCGGAGACGCGACGCTTGTGCGTCACCTCGGACAGCGGGTTGTTCTGGTCCATGAACTGCGACAGCTGGGAGGAGCCGAAGAACTCCTTCACCGCCGCGGCCACCGGCTTGGCGTTGATCAGGTCCTGCGGCATCAGGCCTTCGCTCTCCGCCATGGAGAGGCGTTCCTTGACCGCACGCTCGACGCGCACCAGGCCGACGCGGAACTGGTTCTCGGCCATCTCGCCGACGCAGCGGATGCGACGGTTGCCCAGGTGGTCGATGTCATCGACGTCGCCGAAGCCGTTACGGATGTTGATCAGCTCGCCGAGCACGTCGAGGATATCGCGCTGATCGAGAACGCCGGCGCCCTCGTCCTGCTCGCGGCGCAGACGACGGTTGAACTTCATGCGACCGACGCCGGACAGGTCGTAGCGGTCCTCGGTGAAGAACAGGTTGTTGAACAGCGTCTCGGCGGCCTCCTTGGTGGGCGGCTCGCCGGGGCGCATCATGCGGTAGATCTCGACCAGCGCCTCGAGCTGGGAACCGGTGGTGTCCAGCTTGAGGGTGTCGGAGACGAACGGACCGCAATCCAGATCGTTGGTGTACAGGGTCTCCAGGCGGGTCAGACCGGCCTGGCCCAGGGTTTCCAGCACTTCCGGAGTGATCGCGGTGTTGCAGGCGCAGATCAGCTCGCCGGTGTTGGGATCGATCTGGTCCTTGGCCAGCACCTTGCCGAACAGGTAGTCCATCGGCACCTCGAGACGCTCGAGGCCGGCCTTCTCCAGCTGGCGGATGTGCTTCTGGGTGACGCGACGACCTTCCTCGACGATGACGTTGCCGTCACCATCCTTGATGTCGAAGGTCGCGGTCTCGCCGCGCAGGCGAGACGGCACCAGTTCCACGGAGAAGCCGCGCTTCTCGATGTGGAAGGTGCTGGTGTCGAAGAACTCGTCGAGGATCTCCTCGGCGCTCATGCCCAGCGCGCGCAGCAGCACCGTGGCCGGCAGCTTGCGGCGACGGTCGATGCGCACGAAGACGTTGTCCTTGGGATCGAACTCGAAGTCCAGCCAGGAACCGCGGTAGGGAATCACCCGAGCGGAATACAGCAACTTGCCGGAGGAGTGGCTCTTGCCCTTGTCGTGATCGAAGAACACGCCCGGGGAGCGGTGCAGCTGGGAAACGATGACGCGCTCGGTACCGTTCACCACGAAGGTACCGTTCTCGGTCATCAGGGGGATTTCCCCCATGTAGACTTCCTGCTCCTTGATGTCCTTGATCGCCTTGTTCGACGAATCCTTGTCGTAGATGATCAGACGGACCTTGACGCGCAGGGGAGCCGAATAGGTGACGCCACGCAGCTGGCACTCCTTGACGTCGAAGGCCGGAGTGCCGAAACGGTAGCTGACGTATTCCAGCGCAGCATTGCCGGAGAAGCTCTCGATCGGAAAGACCGACCGGAAGGCGGCATGCAGGCCGAGGTCGAGGCGTTCTTCGGGTGAGCGATCCTGCTGGAGAAAGTCGTAATAGGAATCAAGCTGGATGGCCAGCAGGTAAGGCACATCCATCACTTGGGGCAGTTTGCCGAAATCCTTGCGGATGCGTTTTTTCTCAGTGTATGAGTAAGCCATCTGTATTCCCCAGCTTGTTCACCATGGGTGACCGATGCGTGTCGGCGCCACCCGACGGACGCGGCTCCGTCAGGCGCTGACGGCAAGCCCCCGGAGGGAGGCTCGCCGTCGGAATTCGGCTGGCGGAGGCCCGAAGGGCGAACCGCCTAGCGACAACAGAAAAAGGCCGGCAGCGGGTGTCCCGCCACCAGCCGTGGAAGCTTACGCAGCGCGTGAAGCCGTGGGCACAAGGATTACTTGAGCTCCACGCTCGCGCCGGCTTCTTCCAGCTTGGTCTTGGCTTCTTCGGCATCTTCCTTGGACATGCCTTCCTTCAGGGTCGCCGGGACGCCGTCGACGGCACCCTTGGCTTCCTTCAGGCCCAGACCGGTGATCTCGCGGACGGCCTTGATGACGTTGACCTTCTTGTCGCCAGCGGCGGTCAGCACCAGGTCGAACTCGGTCTGCTCTTCGGCAGCAGCGGCTTCACCGCCACCCGGGCCGGCGACGACGGCAGCAGCGGCGGTCACGCCGAACTTCTCTTCCATCGCTTCGATCAGCTCGGCGACTTCCATCACGGACATGTCGGCGACGGCGTTGATGATGTCTTCTTTGGTCAGTGCCATTTTCACGTTCCTAACTTTGCGGGAGTCTCGGCGGGCCGACGACTCGGTGATTCAATATTCGATTCGCGAGAGGAGGTCGAGTTCGCCGTTCAGGCGGCCTCGCCTTCCTTCTGGTCACGCAGCGCGGCGAGGGTACGAACCAGCTTGCCGGCAGAAGCCTCCTTCATGACGGACATCAGCTTCGCGATGGCCTCGTCATAGGTCGGCAGGCTTGCCAGGCGGTCGAGATCGCTCGCCGGGATGAACTCGCCTTCGTATGCCAGCGCCTTGACTTCGAAGTCTTCCTCGGACTTGCCGAACTCCTTGAACAGACGGGCGGCAGCGCCCGGATGATCGGTGGAGAAGGCCAGCAGAGTCGGACCCACGAAAGACTCGTTCAGGCACTCCCACTGAGTGCCTTCGAGGGCGCGGCGTGCCAGGGTGTTGCGGACAACACGGATCTGCACGCCATTCTCGCGGGCCTGCTTGCGCAGTTCGGTCATCTTGCTGACCGGGACGCCACGAGAGTCGGCAACGACGACGGAGAGAGCATCCTTGGCCGCTTCACTGACCTCGGCAACAATGGCCTTCTTGCCTTCGAGTGCTAGTGGCACGGTGATCACTCCTTCGTGCCGGAATCTCCGCAGAGGATTCCGGTGGTTACCATCTCCCCCGGCGGGCCGTGAGGCCACTCGCCGGGGGTCCTGGGTGATGGTGCTCACCAGAGATCTGGCGGCCACACCATCTGCGCAGGCTGCCCCGAGGGACAATTAAGCCGCCTCGGCAGCGAGGCGGCACCTGCGGTCTTTGACGATGCCCCGCCGACTCGCATCGATGTCGTGCACGGGGACCGCAAAGTTCTTGCTCGATTGTCGAACGCGGCGTTAGACGAACGCGGCGTGATCGACGGTCAGACCCGGGCCCATGGTGGTGGACAGGGAGACCTTCTTGAAATACACGCCCTTGGAAGTGCTCGGCTTGAGCTTCTTCAGGTCGGCGATCAGCGCTTCGAGGTTGCCGCGGATCGCGTCAGCGTCGAAGTCGACCTTGCCGAGAGTGGCGTGGATGATGCCGTTCTTGTCGGTACGGAAGCGCACCTGACCGGCCTTGGCGTTCTTGACGGCGGTAGCCACGTCCGGGGTCACGGTGCCGACCTTCGGGTTCGGCATCAGGCCACGCGGACCGAGGATCTGACCCAGCTGACCGACGACGCGCATGGCGTCCGGCGAGGCGATGACCACGTCGAAGTCGAGCTGGCCTTTCTTGACCTGCTCGGCCAGGTCGTCCATGCCGACGATATCGGCACCGGCTTCCTTGGCGGCTTCTTCGTTGGCACCCTGGGTGAAGACGGCAACGCGCACGTCCTTGCCGGTACCGTTCGGCATGACGGTGGCGCCACGCACGACCTGGTCGGATTTACGCGGATCGACGCCCAGGTTGACGGCGACGTCCACGGACTCCTTGAACTTGACGGTGGACAGCTCGGAGAGCAGGGCCACGGCCTCCTCGAGGGAGTACGCCTTGTTCGGGTCGACTTTCTCGCGAATCTGCTGAGCGCGCTTGCTGAGCTTAGCCATGATCAGAGGCCCTCCACGTTGAGGCCCATGCTGCGGGCACTACCGGCAATGGTACGCACCGCGGCGTCGAGATCGGCAGCGGTCAGATCCGGCTCCTTGGCCTGGGCGATCTCTTCGAGCTGTGCGCGGGTCACGGTACCGACCTTGTTCTTGTTCGGCTCACCGGAGCCGGAC
It includes:
- the rplA gene encoding 50S ribosomal protein L1 — translated: MAKLSKRAQQIREKVDPNKAYSLEEAVALLSELSTVKFKESVDVAVNLGVDPRKSDQVVRGATVMPNGTGKDVRVAVFTQGANEEAAKEAGADIVGMDDLAEQVKKGQLDFDVVIASPDAMRVVGQLGQILGPRGLMPNPKVGTVTPDVATAVKNAKAGQVRFRTDKNGIIHATLGKVDFDADAIRGNLEALIADLKKLKPSTSKGVYFKKVSLSTTMGPGLTVDHAAFV
- the rplJ gene encoding 50S ribosomal protein L10, with amino-acid sequence MPLALEGKKAIVAEVSEAAKDALSVVVADSRGVPVSKMTELRKQARENGVQIRVVRNTLARRALEGTQWECLNESFVGPTLLAFSTDHPGAAARLFKEFGKSEEDFEVKALAYEGEFIPASDLDRLASLPTYDEAIAKLMSVMKEASAGKLVRTLAALRDQKEGEAA